One window of Cohnella hashimotonis genomic DNA carries:
- a CDS encoding ABC transporter substrate-binding protein, which produces MRKSWLSFLSFALLALLISGCGANGNNEASPSAQPSGEASQPAQSSGAEAEEVTLKYASWMSKGEDKPTLDAFMQANPNIKIADEVIDGKQYSQLIQTRILSEDAPDVYLLPFDQYTKYAKEGHLLDLTDEPGMKLMIDNPLVDEAFKIDGKRYGFMVNSGAPINPIYYNKKIFEKYNLAPPTNAEEFLKVSETLKANNVEPLVFGAKDAWTLSGTLFTAMFRSYALPKANNDIFYSLATGSAKPSELIDYPLSFIAELTQKGYISKASSTLTYDQSVQYFADGKAAMLPQGTWVPTLDPIVNANKDVFELGAFVPPVPEVDGKKHALSNGDRILVISSKTKNVEAAKKLFNFFVEPANLRAYIEAQSLFTVLKGLDFKTAPVLQDFVNSFASDSFAVTIGSKSALTPAFNKEVDIALQNILVGSTVSKELKRLDEEFEKTKSQMVIKE; this is translated from the coding sequence ATGAGAAAGTCATGGTTAAGTTTCCTAAGCTTCGCTTTATTGGCGTTACTTATTTCCGGATGCGGGGCGAACGGGAACAACGAAGCGAGCCCGTCCGCGCAGCCTAGCGGAGAGGCGAGCCAGCCGGCGCAATCAAGCGGCGCCGAAGCGGAGGAAGTTACGCTTAAGTATGCCTCGTGGATGTCGAAGGGCGAGGATAAGCCGACGCTCGATGCATTCATGCAAGCGAACCCGAACATCAAGATCGCGGATGAAGTAATTGACGGCAAGCAGTACAGCCAGTTGATTCAGACTCGGATTCTATCGGAAGATGCGCCTGATGTCTACTTGTTGCCTTTCGACCAATATACGAAATACGCGAAGGAAGGGCATCTGCTCGACCTGACCGACGAGCCTGGCATGAAGTTGATGATCGACAATCCGTTGGTTGACGAGGCTTTCAAGATCGATGGCAAAAGATACGGGTTCATGGTGAACTCCGGCGCGCCGATCAATCCGATCTATTACAACAAGAAAATTTTCGAAAAGTATAATCTCGCTCCGCCGACGAATGCCGAAGAATTCCTGAAAGTCAGCGAAACGCTCAAAGCGAATAACGTCGAGCCGCTCGTATTTGGCGCGAAGGATGCCTGGACGCTGTCGGGTACGCTCTTTACGGCCATGTTCCGGTCGTATGCATTGCCTAAAGCCAATAACGATATCTTCTATTCGTTGGCTACGGGCAGCGCAAAGCCGTCGGAGCTCATCGATTATCCGCTCTCCTTCATCGCCGAGCTGACGCAAAAAGGGTACATCTCCAAAGCATCGTCCACGCTGACCTATGACCAGTCCGTACAGTACTTCGCGGACGGCAAAGCGGCAATGCTGCCGCAGGGCACATGGGTTCCGACGTTGGATCCGATCGTTAACGCGAATAAGGACGTATTCGAATTGGGTGCTTTCGTTCCGCCCGTTCCGGAAGTGGACGGCAAGAAACACGCGCTCAGCAACGGAGATCGGATTCTCGTTATCTCCTCTAAGACCAAGAACGTGGAAGCGGCCAAGAAACTGTTCAACTTCTTCGTCGAACCGGCGAATTTGCGGGCGTACATCGAAGCGCAATCCTTGTTCACGGTGTTGAAGGGACTGGATTTCAAGACGGCTCCGGTGCTCCAGGATTTTGTCAATAGCTTCGCGTCCGATAGCTTCGCGGTCACGATCGGCAGCAAATCCGCGTTGACCCCGGCCTTTAATAAAGAAGTGGATATCGCGCTGCAGAATATTCTGGTCGGCTCGACGGTGAGCAAAGAATTGAAACGGTTGGATGAGGAATTCGAGAAGACGAAAAGCCAGATGGTCATTAAGGAATAA
- a CDS encoding carbohydrate ABC transporter permease, with protein sequence MITKRAKRDFISACLFLVPALCLFLTFKYYPLMMTLYYSFTNWDGFSKAFEYVSFDNFLNIFHESKIYGAFMNTIYFAVISILVGTAVQLGLAIILINKLKGNRFFRTILYMPSVISSLIISLTWISFFQYNGIINRVLESVGLDMLIRNWLADADITINVLAAINIWQWAGYGMIIYITGLQSIPTEVKEAAALDGATGWSKFMRITLPLIMPAVTVNMFISITGALKVFELPFILTGGGPMNSTNTVTMQIYNTAFLSNQFGYASSIGLTFFLFIAILTLIQLRITRRMEVEY encoded by the coding sequence ATGATTACCAAACGCGCAAAACGAGATTTTATATCGGCCTGTCTCTTTTTGGTCCCGGCGTTATGTTTGTTTCTAACCTTCAAGTACTATCCGCTGATGATGACTTTATATTATTCGTTCACGAATTGGGATGGATTCAGCAAGGCATTCGAATATGTGAGTTTCGATAACTTCTTGAACATCTTCCATGAAAGCAAAATTTACGGCGCCTTCATGAATACGATCTACTTCGCGGTAATCAGTATATTGGTCGGTACCGCGGTACAGCTGGGATTGGCCATTATCTTAATTAATAAGCTGAAGGGCAATCGTTTTTTTAGAACGATTTTATATATGCCTTCCGTAATCAGCTCGTTAATCATTAGCCTGACGTGGATCTCGTTCTTTCAATATAACGGCATTATTAACCGGGTGCTCGAATCAGTCGGTCTGGATATGCTCATTCGCAATTGGCTGGCCGACGCCGACATTACGATTAACGTGCTAGCGGCCATTAATATATGGCAGTGGGCCGGATACGGAATGATTATCTATATTACGGGCTTGCAGAGCATCCCGACTGAAGTGAAAGAAGCTGCCGCGTTGGACGGTGCGACGGGCTGGAGCAAATTCATGCGGATTACGCTCCCGCTTATTATGCCTGCGGTTACGGTCAATATGTTCATCTCGATAACGGGCGCCCTTAAGGTGTTCGAGCTTCCTTTCATACTCACCGGAGGGGGTCCGATGAACTCGACGAACACCGTTACCATGCAAATCTACAACACGGCATTCCTTTCCAACCAGTTCGGGTACGCGAGCAGTATCGGCCTGACATTCTTCCTATTCATCGCTATTCTGACCCTTATTCAATTGAGAATAACGAGAAGGATGGAGGTGGAGTACTAG
- a CDS encoding carbohydrate ABC transporter permease, giving the protein MIRKFQYFVLYVAVAVISIPVLNIVLSSFKTNEEINRVFTLPSSLQFDNYRRVFESSEIPLNILNSLGITGSAILIAIFLTSMASYTLARRYEAFFQLIYLLFISAAMIPVAANLVPLYVLINKLGLVDTRTAIVLISAASAIPMGILLYTGFIKGIPKSLEESASIDGYGKISMFFKIIFPLLKPVTVTYAVISSISVWNDFLMPLLFLRTESKKTITLAVYAFTSEYVNDWGAIYALLTIAFIIPVLFFILNQKHFYNGMTDGAVKM; this is encoded by the coding sequence ATGATTCGGAAATTCCAGTATTTCGTGTTGTATGTCGCCGTTGCGGTCATCTCCATTCCGGTGCTTAACATCGTGCTAAGCAGCTTTAAGACCAACGAAGAGATCAACCGCGTATTCACGTTGCCTTCGTCGTTGCAGTTCGATAATTATCGCCGCGTGTTCGAATCTTCGGAGATTCCCCTCAATATTCTCAATTCTCTTGGTATTACCGGCAGCGCGATTCTGATCGCGATCTTCTTGACTTCGATGGCATCCTATACGTTGGCGAGAAGATACGAAGCATTCTTTCAACTGATCTATCTGCTGTTCATCAGCGCGGCCATGATTCCGGTCGCCGCGAATTTGGTGCCGTTGTATGTCCTGATCAACAAGCTGGGGCTCGTCGATACCCGAACGGCCATCGTGCTGATCAGCGCGGCAAGCGCGATTCCGATGGGGATTCTGCTGTATACGGGATTTATCAAGGGCATACCCAAGAGCTTGGAGGAATCGGCCAGCATAGACGGATACGGAAAAATAAGCATGTTCTTCAAGATCATCTTTCCCTTGCTGAAGCCAGTGACGGTTACTTACGCGGTCATCTCTTCCATAAGCGTATGGAATGACTTCCTCATGCCGCTGCTCTTCCTGCGGACTGAATCGAAGAAGACGATTACGCTGGCCGTGTACGCGTTCACGAGCGAATACGTCAATGATTGGGGAGCCATCTACGCGCTTCTGACCATTGCTTTTATAATACCGGTGCTGTTCTTCATCTTGAACCAGAAGCACTTTTACAACGGGATGACGGACGGCGCGGTAAAAATGTAG
- a CDS encoding FAD-dependent oxidoreductase produces the protein MSQAVYEEPSQQIPILVTADVVVCGGGPAGVAAAIASARGGARTVLLENQGCLGGIWTSGLLSWIIDAGNKKGLMREIVARLDRRKARIASSGEDFTYDPEEMKLLLEEMCEEAGVTVMLHTRVVHAAVEGAGRLTLAITESKSGRQAWAASLFIDATGDGDLAARAGCRFDLGRPRSGETQPMSLMALVAGINPDEVAVYTMDGVNETPKARLLERMEQAGQTPSYAAPSLFHIRDGLFALMANHEYGASALQASQVTQATLHARKELHRIIDGLRSLGGEWANIRIVSTANHIGVREGRRIHGRYTVSEQDLQAGIWHEDAVCRVRYGIDIHSTNPDQGKGFGDDGKRSLPYDIPLRALIAADVDGLLMAGRCISGDFIAHSSYRVTGNAVAMGQAAGAAAAIAAIANVLPQHLNGADIAQALQRLEETN, from the coding sequence GTGAGCCAAGCTGTATATGAGGAGCCGTCTCAACAAATACCGATCCTGGTAACGGCGGATGTCGTCGTCTGCGGAGGGGGACCGGCAGGAGTCGCGGCAGCCATCGCCTCGGCGCGCGGGGGCGCACGCACCGTTCTGCTGGAGAATCAGGGCTGTCTAGGGGGCATATGGACTTCCGGGCTGCTCTCGTGGATTATCGACGCCGGCAATAAGAAAGGCCTCATGCGTGAAATCGTTGCTCGTCTGGATCGACGTAAAGCGAGAATCGCCAGCTCAGGGGAGGACTTTACTTACGATCCTGAAGAAATGAAGCTCCTGCTGGAGGAAATGTGCGAAGAAGCGGGCGTAACGGTCATGCTGCATACCCGTGTCGTCCATGCGGCCGTCGAAGGGGCGGGGCGGCTTACGCTTGCGATTACCGAATCCAAATCGGGCAGACAGGCGTGGGCCGCGAGCCTGTTCATCGACGCTACCGGCGATGGCGATCTTGCGGCTCGCGCGGGTTGCCGATTCGATCTGGGCAGACCCCGCTCGGGGGAAACTCAACCGATGAGCCTGATGGCATTGGTTGCGGGAATCAATCCGGATGAAGTGGCTGTCTATACGATGGACGGCGTTAACGAGACGCCGAAGGCCAGACTGCTCGAGCGGATGGAGCAAGCAGGACAAACGCCATCTTATGCGGCTCCGTCGTTATTCCATATCCGCGATGGCTTGTTCGCTCTCATGGCCAACCATGAATACGGGGCTTCCGCGCTTCAGGCGTCGCAGGTCACCCAGGCTACCCTGCATGCAAGGAAGGAGCTTCATCGCATTATCGACGGCCTTAGGTCGCTCGGCGGCGAGTGGGCGAACATTCGGATCGTCAGTACGGCTAACCATATCGGGGTGCGCGAAGGCAGGCGAATTCATGGACGGTATACCGTTAGCGAACAGGATCTGCAAGCGGGCATCTGGCACGAAGATGCCGTCTGCCGCGTTCGTTACGGAATCGACATCCATTCCACGAACCCGGACCAGGGCAAAGGATTCGGCGACGATGGCAAGAGAAGCTTGCCCTATGATATTCCCCTGCGCGCGTTAATCGCGGCGGACGTGGACGGCTTGCTTATGGCCGGTCGCTGCATTAGCGGGGATTTCATCGCGCATTCCAGCTACAGGGTTACGGGCAACGCAGTTGCCATGGGACAGGCTGCCGGAGCGGCAGCGGCAATCGCCGCGATCGCGAACGTATTGCCGCAGCACTTGAATGGGGCGGATATCGCACAAGCGCTGCAGCGATTGGAGGAAACGAATTGA
- a CDS encoding glycoside hydrolase family 36 protein, whose translation MKPKLYMDLSNESGQIAIGYEADADIVAFHFGFCIKLGSGIVMTERDFVRGSCERLGETGEIISYAAHYGNSRMALVLRLDLAQTGSYAEWSFRIDNRSDDPIEIASVDIGDGLLTRIGQQPSSAPWKALNIGLQSTDEHVGIETLTPNRQLYFDSVTMLHQTATGRNILIGCCTFERYFPHLLVQARDEDSCYINISNVMEHSILLPGESVATEKAILLVGGRDHDGLFSLYMDKVCREMNPTSKFRKPPTGWLSWYYYYGTVTEQDILDNVSGFKEYPDIRPEYIVIDAGWFLESGFGDWEANGKFPHGMKRLADEIAAAGYKPGLWFSPFLADAGSLMVREHPDWLLRKNGIPVAGMNPTGSDVLELHEKNKIKFVLDLTHPEVLVYLHRLFHRAVHEWGFKYIKLDFLVRSLFTDQGNHSSLIRDQVFFPGTTTAQAYRNAMRVIREAAGEDCYILGCAAPLFTSIGNLIDGNRMTPDITRRNYTPDQIRPTAWELVKMCSRTMAARYFLHGRAGFNDPDVLVVRGHEPEGITDEYMPTLDEARVWSGVVALSGGMLFYNDKLTTLEEDRRPLLNQLFPIGPGAAVPVDFFNTAVPAIWRLPVQRGADSWTVLGLFNWGETTKDIAVDLRELGFHEEEEAHGIELWSQAYVTGRDRLTAFQVPPRAMRFISLQAKGDRPHVIGTDMHFTQGWAEFEHVVWEDRTLTLKWNPDYTRRGTISIYVPAAFMADTIDSNAREASRSGQRLTVVPHPDDGGTLWVRFDKGSH comes from the coding sequence TTGAAACCAAAGCTGTACATGGATCTATCGAACGAGAGCGGGCAAATCGCTATTGGTTATGAAGCCGACGCGGACATCGTTGCGTTTCATTTCGGCTTCTGCATCAAGCTTGGATCCGGAATCGTAATGACGGAGAGGGATTTCGTACGAGGAAGCTGTGAACGCCTTGGCGAGACCGGCGAAATAATATCGTATGCGGCGCATTACGGGAATTCGCGAATGGCGCTTGTACTTCGCCTGGACTTGGCTCAAACCGGCAGCTATGCGGAATGGTCGTTCCGGATCGATAACCGCAGCGATGATCCGATTGAGATCGCAAGCGTGGACATCGGAGACGGACTGCTGACGAGGATCGGCCAACAGCCGTCTAGCGCACCTTGGAAGGCGTTAAATATTGGCCTGCAATCTACGGACGAGCACGTTGGAATCGAAACCTTGACGCCCAATCGCCAACTTTATTTCGATTCCGTGACGATGCTTCATCAGACGGCGACCGGGAGGAACATTCTGATCGGATGCTGCACGTTCGAGCGCTATTTTCCCCATCTGCTGGTACAAGCGAGAGACGAGGACTCTTGCTACATCAATATCTCGAATGTAATGGAGCATTCGATCCTGCTGCCCGGGGAATCGGTTGCAACCGAGAAAGCGATCTTGCTGGTCGGAGGGCGGGACCATGACGGCCTGTTCAGTTTGTATATGGACAAGGTATGCCGGGAGATGAACCCGACCAGCAAATTTCGCAAGCCGCCTACAGGGTGGCTGTCGTGGTACTACTATTACGGGACGGTAACAGAGCAAGACATCTTAGACAATGTAAGCGGATTCAAAGAGTATCCCGACATTCGCCCGGAATATATCGTCATCGATGCCGGCTGGTTCCTGGAGTCTGGATTCGGGGATTGGGAGGCGAACGGCAAGTTTCCGCACGGCATGAAGCGGCTGGCTGACGAGATCGCGGCGGCGGGCTATAAGCCGGGACTGTGGTTTTCTCCGTTCCTGGCAGATGCAGGATCGCTAATGGTCAGGGAGCATCCGGACTGGCTGTTAAGGAAGAACGGCATCCCGGTCGCGGGAATGAATCCGACGGGAAGCGACGTGCTCGAACTGCATGAGAAGAACAAGATCAAATTCGTGCTGGATCTCACGCATCCCGAAGTGCTGGTTTATCTGCATCGCTTGTTTCATCGCGCGGTCCACGAATGGGGCTTCAAGTATATCAAGTTGGATTTCCTTGTTCGGTCTTTATTCACGGATCAAGGCAACCACTCCAGTCTTATCCGGGATCAAGTGTTCTTCCCGGGTACGACAACGGCACAAGCTTATCGTAACGCGATGCGCGTCATCCGGGAAGCGGCAGGAGAGGATTGTTATATTCTCGGCTGCGCCGCCCCTCTATTTACCAGCATCGGGAATCTGATCGATGGCAACCGAATGACGCCTGATATTACACGCAGGAACTATACGCCCGACCAAATCAGGCCAACGGCTTGGGAACTGGTGAAGATGTGCTCCAGAACGATGGCGGCGAGGTATTTCTTGCATGGCAGAGCGGGCTTCAACGATCCCGATGTGCTTGTCGTCCGGGGGCACGAACCGGAAGGGATTACCGATGAGTACATGCCTACGCTCGACGAAGCCCGCGTCTGGTCAGGCGTCGTCGCGCTATCCGGCGGGATGTTGTTCTATAACGACAAGCTGACGACACTGGAAGAGGACCGCAGGCCGTTGCTCAATCAGCTGTTTCCCATCGGTCCGGGCGCGGCCGTCCCGGTCGACTTTTTCAATACGGCCGTCCCCGCAATATGGAGGCTGCCGGTGCAACGAGGCGCGGATAGCTGGACGGTCTTGGGCCTATTCAATTGGGGAGAGACGACCAAGGATATCGCCGTAGACTTGAGAGAGCTGGGTTTTCACGAGGAGGAGGAGGCGCACGGCATAGAACTGTGGTCTCAAGCGTACGTTACGGGCCGAGATCGGTTGACGGCGTTCCAGGTTCCGCCGCGGGCGATGAGGTTTATCTCTCTGCAGGCCAAGGGTGACCGTCCCCATGTTATCGGCACGGATATGCATTTCACGCAGGGATGGGCCGAATTCGAGCACGTGGTCTGGGAGGATCGGACATTGACGCTCAAGTGGAATCCCGACTATACGCGGCGCGGGACGATATCGATCTATGTTCCTGCAGCGTTCATGGCGGATACGATCGATAGCAATGCGCGGGAAGCAAGCCGGTCAGGCCAAAGACTTACGGTTGTTCCGCATCCGGACGACGGCGGGACGTTATGGGTGAGATTCGATAAGGGCAGCCATTGA